A stretch of the Taeniopygia guttata chromosome 3, bTaeGut7.mat, whole genome shotgun sequence genome encodes the following:
- the HADHB gene encoding trifunctional enzyme subunit beta, mitochondrial, with protein sequence MSSMLSSALRNFPVSSAWAAGAFTRSLSCSSPFQAAAQPKTKKTLGKTGVKNVVVVEGVRIPFLQSGTTYADLMPHDLARAALQGLLTRTSVPRDVVDYIVYGTVIQEVKTSNVAREAALGAGFSDKTPAHTVTMACISSNQAMTTGVGMIAAGQCDVVVAGGVELMSDVPIRHSRKMRKTMLTLNRAKTLGQKLSLISKIRPDYFAPELPAVAEFSTSETMGHSADRLAAAFGISRLEQDEYALRSHSLAKKAQDEGLLQDVVPFKVPGKDTVTKDNGIRPSSLEQMGKLKPAFVKPYGTVTAANSSFLTDGASAMLIMSEEKALAMGYKPKAYLRDFVYVSQDPKDQLLLGPTYATPKVLEKAGLTLSDIDVFEFHEAFAGQILANLKAMDSDWFAQNYMGRKAKVGAPPLDKFNTWGGSLSLGHPFGATGCRLVITAAHRLKKEGGQYGLVAACAAGGQGHAMIVELYPQ encoded by the exons cccagccaaaGACTAAGAAGACCTTGGGCAAAACTGGGGTGAAGaatgtggtggtggtggagggTGTCCGCATTCCCTTTCTGCAGTCTGGCACCAC GTATGCTGATCTGATGCCACATGACTtagccagagcagcactgca GGGCCTGCTGACACGGACCAGTGTCCCAAGGGATGTTGTTGATTACATTGTTTATGGCACAGTTATCCAGGAGGTGAAAACCAGTAATGTTGCCAGAGAG GCTGCCTTGGGAGCAGGGTTCTCCGACAAAACTCCGGCCCACACCGTCACCATGGCCTGCATTTCCTCAAACCAGGCCATGACCACAG GCGTGGGGATGATCGCGGCCGGCCAGTGCGACGTGGTGGTGGCCGGCGGCGTGGAGCTCATGTCCGACGTCCCCATCCGCCACAGCAGGAAGATGAGGAAGACCATGCTGACCCTCAACAGAGCCAAGACCCTGGGCCAGAAGCTCTCCCTCATTTCCAAAATTCGCCCTGACTACTTTGCTCCcgag ctcccagctgtggcagagttCTCCACCAGCGAGACCATGGGGCACTCTGCCGACCGCCTGGCCGCCGCCTTCGGCATCTCCCGCCTGGAGCAGGACGAGTACGCGCTGCGCTCCCACTCGCTGGCCAAGAAAGCCCAGGAcgaggggctgctgcaggacgTGGTGCCCTTCAAAGTGCCAG GCAAAGACACGGTTACCAAAGACAACGGGATCCGCCCGTCCTCTCTGGAGCAGATGGGAAAACTGAAGCCAGCATTTGTCAAGCCCTATGGAACAGTCACGGCAGCCAACTCCTCCTTCCTG ACCGACGGAGCATCGGCCATGCTGATCATGTCCGAGGAGAAGGCTCTGGCCATGGGCTACAAACCAAAGGCCTACCTAAG GGATTTCGTGTACGTGTCCCAGGATCCCAAggaccagctgctcctggg CCCCACCTATGCCACGCCCAAAGTGCTGGAGAAGGCCGGGCTCACCCTGAGTGACATCGACGTGTTTGAGTTCCACGAGGCCTTTGCT GGGCAGATCCTGGCCAACCTGAAGGCCATGGATTCGGATTGGTTTGCACAGAACTACATGGGCAGGAAGGCAAAG gttGGAGCCCCTCCTCTGGACAAGTTCAACACATGGGGGGGCTCCCTGTCCCTGGGACACCCCTTTGGGGCCACCGGCTGCCGCCTGGTCATCACTGCTGCCCACAGGCTGAAGAAGGAGGGGGGCCAGTACGGCCTGgtggctgcctgtgctgcaggagggcag GGTCACGCGATGATCGTGGAGCTCTACCCCCAGTAG